One region of Cinclus cinclus chromosome 1, bCinCin1.1, whole genome shotgun sequence genomic DNA includes:
- the NUP42 gene encoding LOW QUALITY PROTEIN: nucleoporin NUP42 (The sequence of the model RefSeq protein was modified relative to this genomic sequence to represent the inferred CDS: inserted 2 bases in 1 codon; substituted 1 base at 1 genomic stop codon), giving the protein MVVIPARRETAFANSFGAFTRLVVRSINQFSWKFLIFPVLAGFLDVSSEELHLEYCDXANNIIGKCIDAVELLAEQWENWLIQXKALIAIAKGALLSAFKTTGTHPAPAFGMGGQQASSFGLSSFPVSSSSTSASSFSFKTTSSLIGSTLSGSSPAAGSSSAAANPPAFGTTSSPSAPQSVGFGGPAAPSAASFSFKAAATAGGFGTAGFSGFGNASAVNSASTTPLPAFGAFSATVATSASPSSSALFGQSSSASGAAVTSASAAATSSSPASEKLFTPKSELSAEEWHQFEAKEFTIGKIPLKPPPLELLHAFDLVSLF; this is encoded by the exons ATCAGTTTTCTTGGAAGTTTTTGatttttcctgtccttgcaggCTTTTTAGATGTCTCTTCAGAAGAACTGCATCTGGAGTACTGTGA AGCAAACAATATAATTGGGAAATGT ATAGATGCTGTTGAACTGTTAGCAGAACAGTGGGAAAATTGGCTGATTCAGTGAAAAGCTTTAATTGCAATAGCAAAAGGAGCATTG CTGTCTGCTTTCAAGACTACGGGCACTCACCCAGCCCCTGCCTTTGGAATGGGAGGACAGCAAGCCTCAAGCTTTGGGCTGTCAA GCTttcctgtcagcagcagcagtactAGTGCCAgcagtttctcttttaaaaccACTTCCAGCCTCATTGGGTCGACTTTatctgggagcagccctgctgctgggagctcttctgctgctgcaaatcCTCCTGCATTTGGGACAACATCCTCTCCTAGCGCTCCCCAATCCGTTGGCTTTGGCGGCCCGGCCGCTCCATCCGCAGCTTCCTTCTCCTTTaaagcagctgccacagctggtGGCTTTGGGACTGCTGGCTTTTCAGGCTTTGGTAATGCTTCTGCTGTGAACTCTGCAAGCACCACTCCCCTCCCAGCCTTTGGAGCCTTTAGCGCCACCGTAGCCACTTCTGCCTCGCCTTCCAGCAGTGCTTTATTTggccagagcagcagtgcctctggagctgctgtcacctcagcctctgctgcagccaccagctccagccctgcctcagaGAAGTTATTCACACCCAAGAGTGAATTGTCAGCTGAAGAGTGGCACCAGTTTGAAGCAAAGGAGTTCACAATTGGAAAGATTCCTCTTAAGCCACCACCATTAGAACTTTTACATGCTTTTGACCTTGTAAGTTTATTCTGA
- the LOC134053345 gene encoding nucleoporin NUP42-like isoform X1 has protein sequence MGVCQFFLRGYCRFGDRCWNEHPRGGTGRTGAAPAHVTSGRGGGGWGTSNQRYSNVIQPSSFKSDTWGGSRDHGRGFFGSSDIGSSGGSSRNADFSQNRFSALANSQNVADGSKDEEERLLECVVKDMEIWDSSGQWIFSCYSPMKEKPNVSGFSDVSPEELRLEYYDSRSNSIIGNYIDAVQKLVLQWKNRLFQLRALNASTKASLLSAFKTTGTHPAPAFGMGGQQASSFGLSSFPVSSSSTSASSFSFKTTSSLIGSTLSGSSPAAGSSSAAANPPAFGTTSSPSAPQSVGFGGPAAPSAASFSFKAAATAGGFGTAGFSGFGNASAVNSASTTPLPAFGAFSATVATSASPSSSALFGQSSSASGAAVTSASAAATSSSPASEKLFTPKSELSAEEWHQFEAKEFTIGKIPLKPPPLELLHAFDLVSLFRSNMF, from the exons ATGGGCGTCTGCCAGTTCTTCCTGCGGGGCTACTGCCGCTTCGGGGACCGCTGCTGGAACGAGCACCCCCGCGGCGGTACGGGCCGCACCGGGGCTGCCCCGGCCCACG tTACcagtggaagaggaggaggaggatggggtACCTCTAACCAGAGATACAGTAATGTTATCCAGCCATCTTCCTTCAAGTCTGATACATGGGGTGGCAGCAGAGATCACGGAAGAGGATTCTTTGGCTCCTCTGACATTGGATCGTCAggcggcagcagcagaaatgcagacTTTTCACAGAACAGGTTCTCTGCCTTAGCCAACAGTCAAAATGTTGCTGATGGTTCTAAAGATGAAGAGGAGAGACTTCT tGAATGTGTAGTTAAAGACATGGAAATTTGGGACTCTTCTGGACAATGGATATTTTCATGTTACTCACCAATGAAAGAAAAGCCCAATGTCTCAG GCTTTTCAGATGTCTCACCAGAAGAGCTGCGTCTGGAGTACTACGACAGCAGGTCAAACAGTATCATTGGGAATTAt ATAGATGCTGTCCAAAAGTTAGTACTACAGTGGAAAAATCGGCTATTTCAGTTGAGAGCTTTAAATGCATCAACAAAAGCATCATTG CTGTCTGCTTTCAAGACTACGGGCACTCACCCAGCCCCTGCCTTTGGAATGGGAGGACAGCAAGCCTCAAGCTTTGGGCTGTCAA GCTttcctgtcagcagcagcagtactAGTGCCAgcagtttctcttttaaaaccACTTCCAGCCTCATTGGGTCGACTTTatctgggagcagccctgctgctgggagctcttctgctgctgcaaatcCTCCTGCATTTGGGACAACATCCTCTCCTAGCGCTCCCCAATCCGTTGGCTTTGGCGGCCCGGCCGCTCCATCCGCAGCTTCCTTCTCCTTTaaagcagctgccacagctggtGGCTTTGGGACTGCTGGCTTTTCAGGCTTTGGTAATGCTTCTGCTGTGAACTCTGCAAGCACCACTCCCCTCCCAGCCTTTGGAGCCTTTAGCGCCACCGTAGCCACTTCTGCCTCGCCTTCCAGCAGTGCTTTATTTggccagagcagcagtgcctctggagctgctgtcacctcagcctctgctgcagccaccagctccagccctgcctcagaGAAGTTATTCACACCCAAGAGCGAATTGTCAGCTGAAGAGTGGCACCAGTTTGAAGCAAAGGAGTTCACAATTGGAAAGATTCCTCTTAAGCCACCACCATTAGAACTTTTACATGCTTTTGACCTTGTAAGTTTATTCAGAAGTAAcatgttttga
- the LOC134053345 gene encoding nucleoporin NUP42-like isoform X2: MGVCQFFLRGYCRFGDRCWNEHPRGGTGRTGAAPAHVTSGRGGGGWGTSNQRYSNVIQPSSFKSDTWGGSRDHGRGFFGSSDIGSSGGSSRNADFSQNRFSALANSQNVADGSKDEEERLLECVVKDMEIWDSSGQWIFSCYSPMKEKPNVSGFSDVSPEELRLEYYDSRSNSIIGNYLSAFKTTGTHPAPAFGMGGQQASSFGLSSFPVSSSSTSASSFSFKTTSSLIGSTLSGSSPAAGSSSAAANPPAFGTTSSPSAPQSVGFGGPAAPSAASFSFKAAATAGGFGTAGFSGFGNASAVNSASTTPLPAFGAFSATVATSASPSSSALFGQSSSASGAAVTSASAAATSSSPASEKLFTPKSELSAEEWHQFEAKEFTIGKIPLKPPPLELLHAFDLVSLFRSNMF, translated from the exons ATGGGCGTCTGCCAGTTCTTCCTGCGGGGCTACTGCCGCTTCGGGGACCGCTGCTGGAACGAGCACCCCCGCGGCGGTACGGGCCGCACCGGGGCTGCCCCGGCCCACG tTACcagtggaagaggaggaggaggatggggtACCTCTAACCAGAGATACAGTAATGTTATCCAGCCATCTTCCTTCAAGTCTGATACATGGGGTGGCAGCAGAGATCACGGAAGAGGATTCTTTGGCTCCTCTGACATTGGATCGTCAggcggcagcagcagaaatgcagacTTTTCACAGAACAGGTTCTCTGCCTTAGCCAACAGTCAAAATGTTGCTGATGGTTCTAAAGATGAAGAGGAGAGACTTCT tGAATGTGTAGTTAAAGACATGGAAATTTGGGACTCTTCTGGACAATGGATATTTTCATGTTACTCACCAATGAAAGAAAAGCCCAATGTCTCAG GCTTTTCAGATGTCTCACCAGAAGAGCTGCGTCTGGAGTACTACGACAGCAGGTCAAACAGTATCATTGGGAATTAt CTGTCTGCTTTCAAGACTACGGGCACTCACCCAGCCCCTGCCTTTGGAATGGGAGGACAGCAAGCCTCAAGCTTTGGGCTGTCAA GCTttcctgtcagcagcagcagtactAGTGCCAgcagtttctcttttaaaaccACTTCCAGCCTCATTGGGTCGACTTTatctgggagcagccctgctgctgggagctcttctgctgctgcaaatcCTCCTGCATTTGGGACAACATCCTCTCCTAGCGCTCCCCAATCCGTTGGCTTTGGCGGCCCGGCCGCTCCATCCGCAGCTTCCTTCTCCTTTaaagcagctgccacagctggtGGCTTTGGGACTGCTGGCTTTTCAGGCTTTGGTAATGCTTCTGCTGTGAACTCTGCAAGCACCACTCCCCTCCCAGCCTTTGGAGCCTTTAGCGCCACCGTAGCCACTTCTGCCTCGCCTTCCAGCAGTGCTTTATTTggccagagcagcagtgcctctggagctgctgtcacctcagcctctgctgcagccaccagctccagccctgcctcagaGAAGTTATTCACACCCAAGAGCGAATTGTCAGCTGAAGAGTGGCACCAGTTTGAAGCAAAGGAGTTCACAATTGGAAAGATTCCTCTTAAGCCACCACCATTAGAACTTTTACATGCTTTTGACCTTGTAAGTTTATTCAGAAGTAAcatgttttga